A single region of the Manihot esculenta cultivar AM560-2 chromosome 12, M.esculenta_v8, whole genome shotgun sequence genome encodes:
- the LOC110628143 gene encoding UDP-glycosyltransferase 87A1 isoform X1: MNSESAAVCHVVAMPFPGRGHINPMMNICKLLASRKPDILITLVVTEEWLGYLSSEPKPDDSIVFATIPNVIPSERLKGVDFPGFYEAVMTKMETPFEQLLDRLHPPATAVIGDVELRWAIDLGNRRNIPVAALWTMSATFFSVLYHFDLFAQNQDSPLHLLVEKAGHIPGISSSNMEELRKIFRRNDLRVLELALECISKVPKAQYLLFTSVYELETQEMDNLKATFLFPVYPIGPSIPYLELQANSCGAGNSTDYQKWLDSQPEDSVLYISLGSFLSVSRTQMDEIAAGLDDSGVRYLWVARGEASRLKEICSDKGLVLPWCNQLQVLNHSSVGGFWTHCGWNSTLESVFSGVPMLTFPLFLDQDPNSKQIVEEWRVGWKVQGEMGEENSVTREKIAQLVQKFMDLESRESKEMRKRARDLRDACQLAISEGGSSATNLDDFIRNILQSNCH, encoded by the exons ATGAACTCAGAATCTGCCGCAGTTTGCCATGTGGTGGCGATGCCATTTCCTGGAAGAGGCCACATCAACCCCATGATGAATATCTGCAAGCTTTTAGCTTCAAGAAAACCTGATATTCTCATCACCTTAGTCGTCACTGAAGAGTGGCTTGGCTACCTCAGCTCTGAGCCAAAGCCTGATGATTCCATCGTCTTCGCCACCATACCTAACGTCATCCCATCTGAGCGTCTAAAGGGTGTTGATTTTCCTGGATTTTATGAAGCTGTGATGACTAAGATGGAAACTCCTTTTGAGCAGCTTCTTGATCGCCTTCATCCGCCGGCGACTGCTGTAATTGGTGATGTTGAACTTCGGTGGGCTATTGACTTGGGAAATCGAAGGAATATTCCGGTGGCTGCACTTTGGACCATGTCAGCTACTTTCTTTTCCGTGCTTTATCATTTTGATCTCTTCGCACAAAATCAAGATTCCCCACTTCATTTATTAG TAGAAAAAGCAGGCCACATCCCAGGAATTTCTTCATCAAATATGGAAGAGCTTCGAAAAATCTTCCGCAGGAATGATTTACGAGTCTTGGAGCTTGCTCTGGAATGCATTTCAAAGGTGCCCAAAGCACAGTATCTTCTGTTTACTTCTGTGTATGAGCTTGAAACCCAAGAAATGGACAATTTAAAAGCAACTTTTCTATTTCCTGTCTATCCTATTGGTCCTTctattccttatttagaactacAAGCCAATTCTTGTGGAGCCGGTAATAGTACTGACTATCAGAAATGGCTAGATTCCCAACCTGAAGATTCTGTCTTGTACATCTCATTGGGAAGTTTCCTCTCTGTTTCAAGAACCCAGATGGATGAAATTGCTGCTGGGCTCGACGATAGTGGCGTTAGGTATTTGTGGGTGGCTCGTGGAGAAGCTTCTCGGTTAAAGGAGATTTGCAGTGATAAGGGGCTGGTACTGCCTTGGTGTAATCAATTGCAAGTGTTAAACCATTCTTCAGTTGGGGGATTTTGGACACATTGTGGGTGGAATTCTACTCTGGAATCAGTTTTTTCTGGGGTGCCAATGCTTACTTTCCCTCTATTCTTGGATCAAGATCCCAACAGCAAGCAAATCGTGGAAGAATGGAGAGTCGGATGGAAGGTCCAGGGAGAAATGGGAGAAGAAAATTCGGTGACCAGAGAGAAAATTGCTCAACTCGTCCAAAAGTTTATGGATTTGGAAAGCAGAGAAAGTAAAGAAATGAGGAAAAGAGCAAGAGATCTTAGGGATGCCTGTCAACTAGCTATCAGTGAAGGTGGATCATCTGCGACAAATCTTGATGACTTTATTAGGAATATTTTGCAAAGCAACTGCCATTAA
- the LOC110628836 gene encoding EPIDERMAL PATTERNING FACTOR-like protein 1, translating into MKKAYCFFTIMSTHRRYFLSNSGIAIAASLCLLLLLLLPLASCSHPRPQPRGLLSEEKTRLGSTPPSCHNKCNGCHPCMAVQVPTIPSHSRVQPSLAKSLEFLDPYPSPSGNRYSNYKPLGWKCRCGGHFYNP; encoded by the exons ATGAAAAAGGCTTATTGTTTCTTCACCATAATGAGCACCCATCGCCGATATTTTCTCAGCAACAGCGGCATAGCCATTGCAGCTTCACTctgccttcttcttcttcttcttcttcctctagcTTCCTGCTCTCATCCACGGCCACAGCCTCGT GGTTTACTATCTGAGGAGAAAACAAGACTGGGTTCTACACCACCGAGTTGCCACAACAAATGCAACGGATGCCACCCATGCATGGCAGTTCAAGTGCCTACAATACCGAGTCACAGCCGAGTTCAACCGAGTTTGGCTAAAAGCTTGGAGTTCTTGGACCCTTATCCTTCGCCCTCAGGTAATAGGTACTCAAATTATAAGCCACTCGGGTGGAAGTGTCGCTGTGGTGGCCATTTTTACAATCCTTGA
- the LOC110628144 gene encoding uncharacterized protein LOC110628144 isoform X1 has translation MLLTSQRLFANSPSRPFYFITPIKPSLKNPNFPPPILPLHFTNSLLLQNFPYKPQYLLSFGSKSYSFPIRAYQSDDAISPREGSDAFNLDAFLSIAELLCIISSAIITISYAVNSTVLSSRRTVLGVIGSNGAFAWGLVVMVSGMVIGAWIRRRQWLRFCKVTVREGRESVNLVDRIEKLEEDLRSSATIIRVLSRQLEKLGIRFRVTRKALKEPIAETAALAQKNSEATRALAMQEDILEKELGEIQKVLLAMQEQQQKQLELILAIGKSGNLWDSRMEPSSDQNPVETSDLSKGAKQLKTQASGASKGTNNDKL, from the exons ATGTTACTCACCTCGCAACGCCTCTTCGCAAATTCACCTTCTCGACCTTTCTACTTCATCACCCCCATTAAGCCCTCTCTTAAAAACCCTAATTTTCCCCCCCCAATCCTCCCCCTCCACTTCACCAATTCCTTACTTTTACAAAATTTCCCCTACAAACCCCAGTACCTTCTCAGCTTCGGTTCAAAATCCTATAGTTTTCCTATCAGAGCCTATCAATCCGATGACGCAATAAGCCCACGGGAAGGTTCTGATGCTTTCAATCTCGATGCTTTTCTCTCAATTGCTGAATTATTGTGTATTATCTCGTCGGCGATTATTACAATAAGTTATGCAGTGAATTCTACGGTTTTAAGCTCTAGAAGGACGGTGTTGGGGGTGATAGGGAGTAACGGGGCGTTTGCTTGGGGATTGGTGGTGATGGTGAGTGGCATGGTGATTGGTGCATGGATTAGGAGGCGTCAGTGGCTTCGGTTCTGTAAAGTAACAGTTAGGGAGGGTAGAGAGAGTGTGAATTTGGTAGATAGGATTGAGAAACTGGAGGAGGATTTGAGGAGTTCTGCCACGATTATTCGAGTCTTATCTAGGCAGCTTGAGAAGCTGGGGATTCGGTTTCGGGTAACAAGGAAAGCTTTGAAAGAGCCCATTGCTGAG ACTGCAGCTTTGGCACAAAAGAATTCTGAGGCTACCCGAGCACTAGCTATGCAGGAAGATATCCTAGAAAAGGAGCTTGGAGAAATTCAGAAGGTTTTGTTGGCAATGCAG GAACAGCAACAAAAACAATTGGAGCTTATTCTTGCAATTGGAAAGAGTGGGAATTTATGGGATAGTAGGATGGAACCTAGCTCAGATCAAAATCCGGTTGAAACATCTGATCTGAGTAAAGGAGCTAAACAGTTGAAAACTCAGGCATCAGGTGCAAGCAAGGGAACCAACAATGACAAACTGTAA
- the LOC110627645 gene encoding multiple organellar RNA editing factor 2, chloroplastic, which produces PPNTLHAQSQNPHFSLSFRLACSLTMVQTLARSLIPATARHLSYFILPKRLLSTTTATVTLLPSPQPLLFCRRSLLPLSHAVQSIKPGVPTRFTSIRCRVNRSGNSAYSPLNSGSNFSDRPPNEMAPLFPGCDYEHWLIVMDKPGGEGATKQQMIDCYIQTLAKVLGSEEEAKKKIYNVSCERYFGFGCEIDEETSNKLEGLPGVLFVLPDSYVDPENKDYGAELFVNGEIVQRSPERQRRVEPQPQRANDRPRYNDRTRYVRRRENMR; this is translated from the exons CCCCCCAATACCCTACATGCCCAGTCCCAAAACCCTCATTTCTCACTTTCTTTCCGTCTCGCTTGCTCCCTAACAATGGTCCAAACCCTAGCTCGCTCCTTAATTCCTGCCACTGCTCGCCATCTCAGTTACTTTATTCTTCCCAAACGCCTCCTGTCCACCACCACAGCTACCGTAACCCTTCTTCCATCTCCTCAACCTTTGCTGTTCTGTCGCCGTTCACTTCTCCCACTCTCTCATGCCGTGCAGTCAATCAAACCTGGTGTTCCGACCCGATTTACTTCGATTCGATGCCGGGTTAACCGGTCTGGCAACTCCGCCTACTCACCTTTGAACTCCGGCTCCAACTTTAGTGACCGCCCGCCCAATGAGATGGCTCCGCTTTTCCCAGGATGTGATTATGAGCACTGGCTTATTGTCATGGACAAGCCTGGTGGAGAGGGCGCCACCAAGCAGCAAATGATTGATTGTTATATTCAAACCCTAGCCAAAGTTTTGGGCAG tGAGGAAGAAGCTAAAAAGAAGATCTATAATGTTTCATGTGAGAGGTATTTTGGATTCGGCTGTGAGATTGATGAGGAGACCTCAAACAAGCTAGAag GGTTGCCTGGTGTTCTGTTTGTCCTTCCTGATTCTTATGTAGACCCTGAAAACAAGGATTATGGTG CTGAGCTGTTCGTGAATGGAGAGATTGTTCAAAGATCACCTGAAAGACAGAGAAGGGTGGAACCACAGCCACAAAGAGCTAATGACAGACCCAGATACAATGATAGAACCCGATACGTGCGCCGCAGGGAAAATATGCGGTAA
- the LOC110628143 gene encoding UDP-glycosyltransferase 87A1 isoform X2, translated as MNSESAAVCHVVAMPFPGRGHINPMMNICKLLASRKPDILITLVVTEEWLGYLSSEPKPDDSIVFATIPNVIPSERLKGVDFPGFYEAVMTKMETPFEQLLDRLHPPATAVIGDVELRWAIDLGNRRNIPVAALWTMSATFFSVLYHFDLFAQNQDSPLHLLEKAGHIPGISSSNMEELRKIFRRNDLRVLELALECISKVPKAQYLLFTSVYELETQEMDNLKATFLFPVYPIGPSIPYLELQANSCGAGNSTDYQKWLDSQPEDSVLYISLGSFLSVSRTQMDEIAAGLDDSGVRYLWVARGEASRLKEICSDKGLVLPWCNQLQVLNHSSVGGFWTHCGWNSTLESVFSGVPMLTFPLFLDQDPNSKQIVEEWRVGWKVQGEMGEENSVTREKIAQLVQKFMDLESRESKEMRKRARDLRDACQLAISEGGSSATNLDDFIRNILQSNCH; from the exons ATGAACTCAGAATCTGCCGCAGTTTGCCATGTGGTGGCGATGCCATTTCCTGGAAGAGGCCACATCAACCCCATGATGAATATCTGCAAGCTTTTAGCTTCAAGAAAACCTGATATTCTCATCACCTTAGTCGTCACTGAAGAGTGGCTTGGCTACCTCAGCTCTGAGCCAAAGCCTGATGATTCCATCGTCTTCGCCACCATACCTAACGTCATCCCATCTGAGCGTCTAAAGGGTGTTGATTTTCCTGGATTTTATGAAGCTGTGATGACTAAGATGGAAACTCCTTTTGAGCAGCTTCTTGATCGCCTTCATCCGCCGGCGACTGCTGTAATTGGTGATGTTGAACTTCGGTGGGCTATTGACTTGGGAAATCGAAGGAATATTCCGGTGGCTGCACTTTGGACCATGTCAGCTACTTTCTTTTCCGTGCTTTATCATTTTGATCTCTTCGCACAAAATCAAGATTCCCCACTTCATTTATTAG AAAAAGCAGGCCACATCCCAGGAATTTCTTCATCAAATATGGAAGAGCTTCGAAAAATCTTCCGCAGGAATGATTTACGAGTCTTGGAGCTTGCTCTGGAATGCATTTCAAAGGTGCCCAAAGCACAGTATCTTCTGTTTACTTCTGTGTATGAGCTTGAAACCCAAGAAATGGACAATTTAAAAGCAACTTTTCTATTTCCTGTCTATCCTATTGGTCCTTctattccttatttagaactacAAGCCAATTCTTGTGGAGCCGGTAATAGTACTGACTATCAGAAATGGCTAGATTCCCAACCTGAAGATTCTGTCTTGTACATCTCATTGGGAAGTTTCCTCTCTGTTTCAAGAACCCAGATGGATGAAATTGCTGCTGGGCTCGACGATAGTGGCGTTAGGTATTTGTGGGTGGCTCGTGGAGAAGCTTCTCGGTTAAAGGAGATTTGCAGTGATAAGGGGCTGGTACTGCCTTGGTGTAATCAATTGCAAGTGTTAAACCATTCTTCAGTTGGGGGATTTTGGACACATTGTGGGTGGAATTCTACTCTGGAATCAGTTTTTTCTGGGGTGCCAATGCTTACTTTCCCTCTATTCTTGGATCAAGATCCCAACAGCAAGCAAATCGTGGAAGAATGGAGAGTCGGATGGAAGGTCCAGGGAGAAATGGGAGAAGAAAATTCGGTGACCAGAGAGAAAATTGCTCAACTCGTCCAAAAGTTTATGGATTTGGAAAGCAGAGAAAGTAAAGAAATGAGGAAAAGAGCAAGAGATCTTAGGGATGCCTGTCAACTAGCTATCAGTGAAGGTGGATCATCTGCGACAAATCTTGATGACTTTATTAGGAATATTTTGCAAAGCAACTGCCATTAA
- the LOC110628144 gene encoding uncharacterized protein LOC110628144 isoform X2, translating to MLLTSQRLFANSPSRPFYFITPIKPSLKNPNFPPPILPLHFTNSLLLQNFPYKPQYLLSFGSKSYSFPIRAYQSDDAISPREGSDAFNLDAFLSIAELLCIISSAIITISYAVNSTVLSSRRTVLGVIGSNGAFAWGLVVMVSGMVIGAWIRRRQWLRFCKVTVREGRESVNLVDRIEKLEEDLRSSATIIRVLSRQLEKLGIRFRVTRKALKEPIAETAALAQKNSEATRALAMQEDILEKELGEIQKVLLAMQCSL from the exons ATGTTACTCACCTCGCAACGCCTCTTCGCAAATTCACCTTCTCGACCTTTCTACTTCATCACCCCCATTAAGCCCTCTCTTAAAAACCCTAATTTTCCCCCCCCAATCCTCCCCCTCCACTTCACCAATTCCTTACTTTTACAAAATTTCCCCTACAAACCCCAGTACCTTCTCAGCTTCGGTTCAAAATCCTATAGTTTTCCTATCAGAGCCTATCAATCCGATGACGCAATAAGCCCACGGGAAGGTTCTGATGCTTTCAATCTCGATGCTTTTCTCTCAATTGCTGAATTATTGTGTATTATCTCGTCGGCGATTATTACAATAAGTTATGCAGTGAATTCTACGGTTTTAAGCTCTAGAAGGACGGTGTTGGGGGTGATAGGGAGTAACGGGGCGTTTGCTTGGGGATTGGTGGTGATGGTGAGTGGCATGGTGATTGGTGCATGGATTAGGAGGCGTCAGTGGCTTCGGTTCTGTAAAGTAACAGTTAGGGAGGGTAGAGAGAGTGTGAATTTGGTAGATAGGATTGAGAAACTGGAGGAGGATTTGAGGAGTTCTGCCACGATTATTCGAGTCTTATCTAGGCAGCTTGAGAAGCTGGGGATTCGGTTTCGGGTAACAAGGAAAGCTTTGAAAGAGCCCATTGCTGAG ACTGCAGCTTTGGCACAAAAGAATTCTGAGGCTACCCGAGCACTAGCTATGCAGGAAGATATCCTAGAAAAGGAGCTTGGAGAAATTCAGAAGGTTTTGTTGGCAATGCAG TGTTCTTTGTAG